A single region of the Sphingobium sp. TKS genome encodes:
- a CDS encoding aminotransferase class IV, with the protein MALADGRFDLLETMAFDPVDGIRLLELHLERLKASADALDFAFDRHDVRNELQAATFRLRERSRLRLLVSRRGSVAIEVREHHTWPQAIMQVALVPRNAPAADPRLMHKTTDRALYHDALRRGGTYEVVMKDEQGYLTEGCFSSLFVERGDKLLTPPLSRGLLPGVLRRSLIEMGEAVEADLRPHDLENGFFIGNAARGMVAASLAR; encoded by the coding sequence ATGGCATTGGCTGACGGACGGTTCGATCTGCTGGAAACCATGGCCTTCGATCCGGTCGATGGCATCAGATTGCTGGAATTGCATCTGGAACGGCTGAAGGCCAGCGCGGACGCCCTCGACTTTGCCTTCGACCGCCATGATGTGCGCAATGAGCTGCAAGCCGCGACCTTCCGCCTGCGCGAACGCAGCCGTCTGCGCCTGCTCGTCTCCCGCCGCGGTTCGGTCGCCATCGAGGTGCGTGAGCATCACACTTGGCCGCAGGCGATCATGCAGGTGGCGCTCGTCCCCCGCAACGCGCCGGCCGCCGACCCGCGCCTGATGCACAAAACCACCGACCGCGCGCTGTACCACGACGCATTGCGGCGTGGCGGCACCTATGAAGTGGTGATGAAGGACGAACAGGGTTATCTGACCGAAGGTTGCTTCTCCTCCCTCTTCGTCGAGCGCGGCGACAAGCTGCTGACCCCGCCGCTCTCCCGCGGCCTGCTGCCTGGCGTGCTGCGCCGCAGCCTGATCGAAATGGGGGAGGCGGTGGAGGCCGATCTGCGACCGCATGATCTGGAAAATGGCTTCTTCATCGGCAATGCGGCGCGTGGCATGGTGGCCGCGTCGCTGGCGCGCTGA
- a CDS encoding pyridoxal phosphate-dependent aminotransferase, whose protein sequence is MSQTSAALGRIQPSATLAMSARVNALKAEGVDVIGLSAGEPDFDTPDFVKEAGIAAIRNNLTRYTDVDGTADVKEAVAFKFKRDNGLIYKRSQISVNSGGKHTLFNALVATVDVGDEVIIPAPYWVSYPDIVNFAGGTPVFIEGPASQGYKITAAQLEAAITPKTKWVMLNSPSNPSGAAYSADELKALGEVLLRHPHVLVMTDDMYEHVWYAPTPFATIAQVCPDLYDRTLTVNGCSKAFSMTGWRIGFAGGPEWIIKAMGKLQSQSTSNPCSISQAAAVAALTGDQDFLEERNAAFKKRRDMVVAMLNDAPGLDCPTPEGAFYVYPDASGVIGKVTPKGQLIDSDETLIGYFLDEAKVAAVHGAAFGLSPAFRISYATSEEVLAKACTRIQEACAALK, encoded by the coding sequence ATGAGCCAGACTTCCGCTGCCCTCGGTCGCATCCAGCCCTCCGCCACTCTGGCGATGAGCGCGCGCGTGAATGCCCTCAAAGCCGAAGGCGTGGACGTTATTGGCCTCTCTGCCGGTGAACCGGACTTCGACACGCCCGATTTCGTCAAAGAGGCGGGTATTGCCGCGATTCGCAACAATCTGACCCGCTACACCGATGTCGACGGCACCGCCGACGTCAAGGAAGCCGTCGCCTTCAAGTTCAAGCGCGACAATGGCCTGATCTACAAGCGCAGCCAGATCAGCGTGAACTCGGGCGGCAAGCATACCTTGTTCAACGCGCTGGTCGCGACCGTCGACGTGGGCGATGAAGTCATCATTCCGGCGCCTTATTGGGTCAGCTATCCGGACATCGTGAACTTCGCGGGGGGCACCCCGGTCTTCATCGAAGGCCCGGCCAGTCAGGGCTACAAGATCACCGCGGCTCAGCTCGAAGCGGCGATCACGCCGAAGACCAAGTGGGTCATGCTGAACTCGCCCTCCAACCCTTCGGGCGCGGCTTATTCGGCCGACGAGTTGAAGGCGCTGGGCGAAGTGCTGCTGCGCCATCCGCATGTGCTGGTGATGACGGACGACATGTATGAGCATGTCTGGTACGCGCCGACCCCTTTCGCCACCATCGCGCAGGTCTGCCCCGACCTCTACGACCGCACGCTGACCGTCAATGGCTGCTCCAAGGCCTTCTCCATGACCGGCTGGCGCATCGGTTTCGCCGGTGGCCCGGAATGGATCATCAAGGCGATGGGCAAGCTTCAGTCGCAGTCGACCAGCAACCCTTGTTCGATCAGCCAGGCTGCCGCCGTCGCCGCATTGACCGGCGACCAGGACTTCCTCGAAGAACGCAACGCTGCCTTCAAGAAGCGCCGCGACATGGTCGTCGCCATGCTGAACGACGCGCCGGGCCTCGACTGCCCGACGCCGGAAGGCGCCTTCTATGTCTATCCCGACGCGAGCGGCGTGATCGGCAAGGTGACGCCCAAGGGCCAGCTGATCGACAGCGACGAAACGCTGATCGGCTATTTCCTGGACGAAGCGAAGGTCGCTGCCGTCCATGGCGCCGCCTTCGGCCTCTCCCCGGCGTTCCGCATCAGCTACGCCACTTCCGAAGAGGTGCTGGCCAAGGCCTGCACCCGCATCCAGGAAGCCTGCGCCGCCCTCAAATAA
- the msrA gene encoding peptide-methionine (S)-S-oxide reductase MsrA, which translates to MRRSDGIALAFLAALAVASPLRAERPVLTPVPVVDAASSRKLETAVFAGGCYWGVEGVFSHLKGVHLAVSGFAGGPRDRKVDYEQVSEGDTGFAESVRVTYDPKMVSYGTLLRVFFSVIADPTTLNYQGPDHGTQYRSALFPLTPEQDKAARAYLAQLGQSGLWRDPIVTRIERFTGFQDADSYHQNFLTKNPRHPYIQRWDMPKLTALKTMFPTLYSDRPSA; encoded by the coding sequence ATGCGGCGCTCTGACGGCATAGCCCTTGCTTTTCTGGCGGCTTTGGCCGTCGCATCCCCGCTGCGCGCCGAACGCCCGGTCCTCACTCCGGTTCCTGTGGTTGACGCCGCTTCCAGCCGCAAGCTCGAAACCGCCGTCTTTGCGGGGGGCTGCTATTGGGGCGTGGAAGGCGTCTTCTCCCACCTAAAGGGCGTCCACCTAGCCGTCTCCGGTTTTGCCGGGGGGCCACGCGACCGCAAGGTCGATTATGAGCAGGTCAGCGAAGGCGATACGGGCTTTGCCGAGTCCGTTCGTGTCACCTACGACCCCAAGATGGTCAGCTACGGCACGTTGCTACGCGTTTTCTTCTCGGTGATCGCGGACCCTACCACGCTCAACTATCAGGGTCCGGATCATGGCACCCAATATCGCAGCGCGCTGTTCCCGCTGACCCCGGAGCAGGACAAGGCAGCCAGAGCCTATCTTGCCCAACTCGGCCAATCCGGCCTCTGGCGCGATCCCATCGTCACCCGCATCGAACGCTTCACCGGTTTCCAAGATGCGGACAGCTATCACCAGAATTTCCTGACCAAGAATCCGCGCCACCCCTATATTCAGCGTTGGGACATGCCGAAGCTGACGGCCCTCAAAACCATGTTCCCCACGCTCTACAGCGATCGTCCCTCAGCCTGA